Within the Rhizobium grahamii genome, the region CTGCCCCGCGTCCCGTTTGACGCCCAAGATCTTATAAGGATCGCGCATGTTTCAACCGCCGGTATCCGATGCGGCGTGCTGTCCTCTGTCCGCACGCTCGCAAGTTCCACAACTCATCTGGTGCGCCCGGCCCGGTTTTCCTAGTCGGGATGAGCGCATTTGATGGTTGGATCGTCCGGTAAAGTTGCTAATCAGTCCTTATTTCACGCCCGCTCGTTCAGCGGTTTCGCGCCGAATGGTTAGCCTTTTGCTAAATCTTGAACGGTCTGCCGCGAGCCCAAAGGGAAAGGCGGCGATCAGCTCTCCGGCTGGAAGCTCAACAGCTGCCAGTTGCCGCCGCCGACGAGGCAGGTCTTGCCGTAGAACTTGGCAATTCCGACGTAGGAATGGCGTGTCGTGCGGAATTGCCGGCAGACTTGGCCGGAATCGCTGTTCTCGACGATCGTGTCGATCACCCCGGCGCTGCCGGTCGATGCGTTCGCCCACGGAAGCGGGCGTCCTTCAAGCCGCTGGATGTCTGCGGAGGTAACCGCGTTGCCGACGGTCATTTCGTCGGACAGTGAATCGCTCGTCGGCGAGGGCTGCGGGACAGTTCCCGTCGCAACGGATCGATCGACTTTTGAGCTGCTGAACATGTCCAGTCCGCCGGCCATGCAGCCGGGCAGAGAGAGCATCGCCAAGCCGACAATGCAGAAGGCCGCGCATTGACGCAGCAGACCCTTTGTATGACGATCTGACTTTGCTATGACTTCCACCCTGTGTCCTGTCCAGTTGCGTAGAGCTGGGCAAATTTCGAATAAACCCGGGGAATTTGAGTTAATATGTCGGCAAATGAGTTAATAAGCGGTGACTTCACGGAGCGAAACGAGCCGTTCGATCTTTTCGCCGACTGGCTGAAGGAAGCCGAGGCCTCCGAGGTCAACGATCCCAATGCGGTAGCGCTTGCGACGGTCGACGAGGACGGCCTTCCCAATGTCCGCATGGTTCTCCTTAAGGGATTCGATCAAGACGGTTTTGTCTTCTACACGAATTTCGAGAGCCAGAAAGGTCACGAAATCCTGGGGCAGAAAAAAGCTGCCATGTGTTTCCACTGGAAGACGCTGCGCAGGCAGGTTCGGCTGCGCGGACCTGTGGAAATCGTCAGCGACGAGGAAGCCGACGCCTATTACAAGACGCGCGCCCGCGGCAGCCGCATCGGCGCCTGGGCATCGAAGCAGTCGCGGCCGCTGGAAAGCCGATTCGCTCTGGAAAAGGCCGTGGCCGAATACACGGCACGCTACGCCGTCGGCGAGATACCCCGCCCAGCGCACTGGTCCGGCTTTCGTATCCGCCCGGTCTCCATCGAGTTCTGGAAGGACCAGAAATTCCGCCTGCACGATCGCGTCGAGTTCCGCCGGTCCTCGACCGATGGCGATTGGACCAAGGTGCGGATGTACCCTTAAGATCAGTTCCGCATCAGCATCAGCGGAATTCCGGACGCCAGACCGGAGACATAGCGCGGCTTCTGGTAGAGGCCGTTCACCGAAAGCCTCGGCAGGTAGGTTATGGCATCCAGCGAACGCTGCGTGACCACGCCCGGCTGTGTCGTGACGGCAAGGGAGAAGCCAAGGTCGCGGGCGATCTCCGCCTGCCGTCTGGTGACCGCCTCGCGTGTGCCATAGGGATAGGCGAAGGTCTGCGGCCGTTTCCCGATGATCGCCTCGACGTAATCGGCCGATATCAGCATCTCGTCGCCGGCGTCGCGGTCCGACAGGCGAGCCATGGCGCGATGGCTGACGGTGTGCGCACCGAGCGAGGCAAGCGGGCTCGCTTCCAGCAGATTGAATTCGGAGGGGCTCATGACGAGATCGTCGACGATGTCGGCGGGGTCGAGTTCGTACATGCGGGCGGTTGCGTCGATTGCCTCGACGGCCGCTGTCTCGTCCGCCCCGTGGATGTAGGCGGCAAATCGCGCGAAGGCGATGCTCTTTGCAAGCGGGCTTTCGAGATCGATCGTTTCATGGCCCCGACCGAAGTCGAAGCTTAGCCGCTCCTCCTTGCGCAGAAGCCTCGTCAGCGTTTCCCACCAGATGGTGTGGGTGCGCTCCGCAAGCCCCTTGGCGACGAAAACGGTGAACGGCGCTTCATGCCGTTCGAAGATCGGCAGCGCGTAGACGAGGTTGTTGCGATAGCCGTCGTCGAGCGTGAATGCGGCGAAAGGCGCGGCCTTCGGCGCGTCCTCCGATAGCAGCGCGGGCACATCGGCAAGCGGCACGAACCGGTAGCCATCCCGTTTTAGTCGCGTCAGAACGGCATCGAGAAACTGCGGCGTGATCTCCAGATGCGCGTTCGGCTCGAAGGCGTTTTCTTCGTAAGGCCGGACGTGATGCAGCGTGAAGATCGCGCCGCGCCCGCGCGCCTTGCGCATGGCGCCTGTCGCCCGCAGCAGGTTAGCGGCCTCAAGGCCGCCGGTTATGGCGATTCGTTTCGCAAGCGCCCTGGCATTCGCCATCCTGTCACCCGGCCTCCCGGTTTCGTTTGGGCACCGACGTTAGCCAACCGGGGGTTAAGTCTTGCTGAACAACCAGATTTCGGATCGGCGCTTTACGGTTTTTTCACCATGAAGGATAAAACTTGACAAAAATGGTATCAGTTGCCGCAAAGTCGCGCCACATTTGGGGCTTCTGTAGCGGAACGGGACAATTCGGAATGACTGGGTCATTCCTTCTTTGAGGGGAAGTGCATGAGAAAGCTGTTGGCCGCGATTATGACCGCGACGCTCGTCGTTGCGGTGCCTTTGACGGCGATGGCGGGCAGCGCCTCCCTGATCCTCGATGCAAGAACCGGCAAGGTACTGACGTCCGAGAATGCCGATGTCCTGAACCATCCGGCGTCGCTGACGAAGATGATGACCATCTACATGGCCTTCGAGGCGATCAATCGCGGCAAGATGAGCTGGAACACGCCGATCGTGGTGTCGAAATACGCGGCCTCCCGTCCGCCGACGAAGCTTGGCGTTCGCGCCGGCGAGACCATCACGGTTCGTGAAGCCATTCTCGGCATGATCACCAAATCGGCCAACGACGCCGCGGCTGCAATGGGCGAGAAGCTCGGCGGCTCTGAAAGCAATTTTGCCCGCCTGATGACCCAGAGGGCACGCCAGCTCGGCATGAGCCGCACCACCTTCTACAACGCCTCCGGCCTGCCGGATGCCCGTCAGGTGACGACGGCGCGCGACATGTCCACGCTCGCGATCGCGCTCATGAAGAACTATCCGTCCGAATACCGCATGTTCTCGACGGCGAGCTTCAATTTCCGCGGCCGCACCATTCGAGGCCACAACAATCTGATGTACCGCTACCAGGGCATGGACGGCATCAAGACCGGCTATACCAATGCATCGGGTTTCAATCTCGTCAGCGCCGTCAAGGATGGCAACCGCCGCGTCGTCGGCGTTGTGCTCGGTGGCCGCACGGCCCGCAGCCGCGACGACAAGATGGCTGGGCTTCTCGACAAGTATCTCGGTCGCGCGTCCTCGTCGGGCGGCGCAAAGCTCGTCGCCAGCGTCAACAGCCGCCCGCCGGTCGAAGTCGCTTCCGCTGCTGACGATAGCGACCTGCCGATCCCGGCGTCGGCGCCCCGCGTCGCGGATGTGGCTCCCAACGCACCCGACATCGCCCGCAGCGAACTTTCGCCCAAGGCGCTCGGCTATCTCGGTGATACCGTTCCGCAGGAGCGTCCGTCGGCGCTGGATGCCGTGACACCGGCAGCCAAGCTCACCACATCAGCCAAGCTCGCGCCGAAGTCGCTCGGTGCGGTAGCCTCGACCGGCGATTGGCAGATCCAGATTTCGGCCGCTCCAAGCGATGAGGCCGCACGCGCGCTGCTCGCGCAGGCCAAGTCCGAAGGTGGCGCCGCGCTGAAGTCGGCCAATCCCTATACCGAAGCCGTCGGCAAGGGCGCCAACAAGGTCTACCGTGCCCGCTTCGTCGGCTTCGAAAGCCGCGACGCCGCCACCTCGGCCTGCGACGCGCTGAGGAAGCGTTCCTACGACTGCATGCTTCTGCCTGATCACGGCTGATCGGGCTGGACATCCCGCGGGAATCGTCGTTCTCCTGAGTACGAAAGGAGAACGAAATGCTGCGTGAACTTTCCGACAAATTCGAGGATGCGTCCCGCGCCTATGCGCGGGCGAACGGCATAGAGCGCGATCCCGACTGGTTTCTTCTGAAGTTGCAGGAGGAAATGGGCGAGCTTACTCAGGCCTGGAACCGCGTCCGTGGCCGCGGGCGGCGCAAGGGGCGATCTGACGAGGAACTCTCACGCGATCTTGCCGATGAAACCGCCGACGTGCTCGGCCATATCCTGCTGTTTGCACACCAGAACGGGCTTGATCTTGCCGCCGCGGTCAAACGCAAGTGGCTGTTCTGGCCCGATGGCGATCAGGATGCCGAAAGCGCGCGGCGATAGAACTTGCTATCGACGGCCATCACGGGAAAGGCCGGGGGAGGGTATCCTTCCGGACCTCGGAGAACCCGTTCTTTTCATAGAAGCGGTGCGCGGCCAGAAACTTGTCGGTCGTTCCGAGATAGATTTCCCGAAGTCCCTGCTCCGTCGAATGCGCGACAAGAGCAGAGAGGAGAGCGGCAGCAACGCCATATTCCCGGCCGCGAACGCCTGATGCGACAAACATCTTGCGCAGCGCCGCCTGATCGTTGCCGATGTCTTTCAGACCGAGCGTCCCGACGATCTTACCATCCCGTACCGCGACCCAGAACTGGCCCCTGCCGGACTGATAGAAATCGGGGATCGCCGCAAGGTCTGGCTGATCAGCCGCGCTGATGGCAATCCCGAATTCTTCCCGCTGGATCGGCAGGATCACCGAGATCACGCCATCCCTGTCGGCCGGTTGGTAGGCTCGGACGGTGATCTCGTTCACTGGCGTCATCGTCGCTTTATGCTTTCGTACCGCCGACTGTCACCTGGTCCATTCTGAGGTGTGGCTGGCCGACGCCGACGGGAACCCACTGGCCTGCCTTGCCGCAGTTGCCGATGCCGGTGTCGAGCTTCATGTCGTTGCCGACCATCGAGACGCGCTTCATGGCCTCAGGGCCGTTGCCGATCAGCATGGCGCCCTTGATCGGCGCTCCGATCTTGCCGTTCTCGATAAGATAGGCCTCGGTGCAGCCGAACACGAACTTGCCGGATGTGATGTCGACCTGACCGCCGCCGAACGAGACGGCGTAGATGCCCTTCTTGACGGAGGAGATGATCTCATCAGGCGTCTTGTCGCCACCGAGCATGTAGGTGTTGGTCATACGCGGCATCGGCACATGCGCGTAGCCCTGACGGCGTCCGTTGCCTGTCGGTGCCATGCCCATGAGGCGCGCGTTCTGCCGGTCCTGCATGTAGCCGACCAGCTTACCCTTCTCGATGAGCACGTTGTATGCCGAGGGCGTGCCTTCGTCGTCGATCGTGATCGAGCCACGGCGGTTGTCGATCGTGCCGTCGTCCACGACGGTAACGCCGGGTGCTGCCACCATCTCGCCGAGAAGCCCCGCAAATGCCGACGTCTTCTTGCGGTTGAAGTCGCCTTCCAGGCCGTGGCCAACGGCCTCGTGCAGCATGACACCGGGCCAGCCGGCGCCGAGAACGACGTCCATCGTGCCAGCCGGGGCGTCGATCGCTTCGAGATTGACCAGCGCCTGTCGCAAAGCTTCATCAGCGCCATGCTGCCAGCTGCCTTCGGTAATGAAATCGCCGAAGCCGATGCGGCCACCGCTGCCATAGGAGCCCGATTCCTGCCGATCGCCTTCACCAACGACCACGGAGATGTTGATGCGCGTCATCGGACGGATATCGCGAACGCGGTGCCCGTCGGCGCGAAGGATATCCACGACCTGCCAGCTTGCGGCCACCGACGCGGTAACCTGGCGAACCTTGTCGTCCTTGCCGCGCAGATAGGCGTCGATGTCCTGCAGCACCTTCACCTTGTGCTCGAAGGTCGGGGTGCCGATCGGATTTTCGTCGCCGTAGAACTTCTTGTTGGTGCCCTGGGGGCGGCGGCATAGCTGCCGGCATAGCCGCGGGTCACCGCGCCGACGGCGTCGGCGGCACGCTTCAGGGCCGCGACGGAGAGATCGCCCGCATGTGCGTAGCCAACCGCCTCGCCGGCAACGGCGCGCAGACCGAAGCCCTGTTCGGTATTGAAGCTGCCGCCCTTGAGGCGGCCGTTATCGAACATCAGCGATTCCGCCTGGGCATGTTCGATGTAGAGCTCCCCGTCGTCGGCGCCCGAAAGAGCCTCGGCAACGAGCGAGCGCACCTTCGCTTCGTCAGCATCGAAAAGCGTGAGGAGATCGGTATTCATGTCTTTATGCTCCGCTGAAGCAGGAATGCTTCCAGCCGATGTAGGTCCGGTGGACGGTTCGAGCAAGCCCCGAAAATCGGGAGATCAGGCCCAGGGTCAGGCCCGATGATTAGGGGAGGGCGTCGTAGCCTTCGGCAAAGCCCTTCAGATCGACAGGAATGCCGATACCTTCCTCAGGGGTCTGGAAGACGATGAACGTCGCGCTCGCGCCGCTGCGGAAGGTCTTCAGCAGTTCGTCTTCCAGCACGACCTCTGCGTAGCAGCCGTCAGCGAAGCAGCGCACGAAGTAAGCGCGGCCGATATCCTTGCCGTCGACATTGAGGCCGAGTCCGTTCGGCAGGAGAACGCCGAGCGGGGCGAGAACGCGAAGGATCTTGGATTTCCGGTCAGCCGTTTTGAGGACAACGACCGACAAGCCGACTTCCGGACGATCTTCGGCGATGACGTTCTGCATGAGCGCGCATTGCTCGGCCGATGCGCCCGCCGGCTTGTCGCACACCACGGACCAGGCGCCATGGTTCGATCTGACGGTGCCCGGAGCTTGTGGCTGTGTCTGTCCCGGTGTCGCCTGCGATGCCGGAGGTGTTGGCGCAGGCTGCGCCGGCGCGGGCTGCTGCGCAAATGCGGGAGCAGTCGTTGCGGCCGCAATGCACGCCGTCAGCAAGAATGGCCGTGCGAGGGAACGGAAACCCATGAAAACCTCTGCAGTTCGAATCAGTGCGGTTAAGTTGGGGCCCGTCGCTCAAAATGAAAAGCCCTACTGGCTGAAAAGCCGGGGACTACGGCGGAAATGGGACGTTTGCCTAGGAATGTTGTTTCCTTCTGCCAGTCGAAGCTCTCGCTCTTCGCAGTGCAGCATTAAAACAATGAATGTTTCGCGACGCTTGAGGGAGGCATCTTCAAGCAAAAATGCCGCATAGACAAATGCTTTGGCCTGTTGCGGCGGATGCCAAACTGTGGTTTGAAGCGCAGAGATGGCAAGGATTCTGCGCGCATTTTTCGCAGATCAGCGCTCGAGGGAGATTTTAACGTGATTAAGAAGGCTTATGCAGCTCTGACCGCGCTGGTCTGTCTGCTTTTTGCTTCCGGCAGTTATGCCGACCAGCCGAAGCCGTGGCAGGCGACGTTGCAGCCGGCAGCCACGCCGATCATGCGGGACATTCATTGGTTCGAACAATATACCCTGTGGTTTATCGTTCCGATCACGCTCTTCGTACTGGTTCTTCTGATCGTCGTCTGTCTCAAGTTTCGCGCTAGCGCGAACCCGGTGCCTTCCAAGACGAGCCACAACACGCTGATCGAGATCGCCTGGACCGTGGGACCGGTTCTGGTGCTTCTCTTCCTCGCCGTGCCGTCGTTCAACCTTCTGACTGCCCAGCTGACGCTGCCCGAGAATCCTGATGTCACGATCAAGGCGACCGCGACGCAGTGGCAGTGGAACTACGAATACGAAGGAACTGGCGAAAACCCGCTCGCGTTCGATTCCTTCCTGCTGAAGGATGCCGACCGCGCGGCCGCCGGCAAGGAAGACAAGGCGATCTATCCGCGCCTCCTGACTGTCGACAACGAACTGGTTCTGCCCGTCAACAAGACGGTGCGCGTCCTCGTGACCGCGGCTCCGACCGACGTTATCCATGCATTCGCCATGCCGTCCTTCGGCGTGAAGATCGACGCTGTACCGGGTCGTCTGAACGAGACCTGGTTCCGTGCTGAGCGTGAGGGGCTCTTCTACGGCCAGTGTTCCGAACTTTGCGGCAAGGATCATGCGTTCATGCCGATCGCCATCCGCGTCGTCTCCGAGGACAAGTACAAGCAGTGGCTGACCGCAGCCGCAGCCGATCTGCCCGGAGCCTACAAGGCACTCATGGCCGCAACCGATGGTCCTGCAAAGACCGTTGATGTTGCCGAAAACGTCGCACAGTAAGGGAAGAGGGAACGGGACTATGGCTGGACCTTCCGCACACGATCATTCGCATGATCACGATCACGGCGCACACGCCCATGACCATCATGACGATCATCACCACGACCACTCGCACAAGCCGAGCTTCATCAATCGCTGGTTCTTCTCGACGAACCACAAGGATATTGGCACGCTCTACCTGATCTTCGCGATCATCGCCGGCATCATCGGCGGCGCGCTCTCCGTTGCCATGCGCATGGAGCTGCAGGAGCCGGGCATCCAGATCTTCCACGGTCTGGCAGCCATGGTTTACGGCTATGAAGGCGACGCCGCCATCGACGGCGCCAAGCAGATGTTCAACATGTTTACGACAGCGCACGCGCTGATCATGATCTTCTTCATGGTCATGCCGGCGATGATCGGTGGATTCGCCAACTGGATGGTGCCGATCATGATCGGCGCGCCTGACATGGCGTTTCCGCGTCTGAACAACATTTCCTTCTGGCTGATCGTTCCGGCCTTCCTTCTGCTCATCATGTCGATGTTCGTCGAAGGTCCTGCCGGTGCTTACGGCGCAGGTGGCGGCTGGACGATGTATCCGCCGCTGTCGAGCTCTGGTACGCCGGGACCGGCTGTCGACCTTGCGATCTTCGCGCTCCACATTGCCGGTGCGTCCTCGATCCTCGGTGCGATCAACTTCATCACCACGATCCTGAACATGCGCGCTCCTGGCATGACGCTGCACAAGATGCCGCTGTTTGCCTGGTCGGTTCTGATCACCGCCTTCCTGCTTCTGCTGTCGCTCCCGGTTCTTGCCGGCGCCATCACCATGATGCTGACCGACCGCAACTTCGGCACGTCCTTCTTCGTGCCTGAGGGCGGCGGCGACCCGATCCTCTACCAGCACCTGTTCTGGTTCTTCGGTCACCCGGAAGTGTACATCCTGATCCTGCCCGGCTTCGGCATCGTCAGCCACATCATCTCGACCTTCTCGAAGAAGCCGGTTTTCGGCTACCTCGGCATGGCCTACGCCATGGTCGCGATCGGTGCTGTCGGCTTCGTCGTCTGGGCTCACCACATGTACACGGTCGGCCTGTCGCTCGATGCACAGCGCTACTTCGTCTTCGCAACGATGGTCATCGCCGTTCCGACGGGCGTGAAGATCTTCTCCTGGATCGCGACGATGTGGGGTGGTTCGATCACCTTCCGCACGCCGATGGTCTGGGCGATCGGCTTCATCTTCCTGTTCACCGTCGGTGGCGTCACGGGCGTCCAGCTCGCAAACGCCGGCCTCGACCGTTCGCTGCATGACACCTACTACGTCGTGGCTCACTTCCACTACGTTCTGTCGCTCGGCGCCGTCTTCGCCATCTTCGCTGCATGGTACTACTGGTTCCCGAAGATGAGCGGCTACATGTACAACGAGTTCCTCGGCAAGTTGCATTTCTGGGTCATGTTCATCGGCGTCAACCTGGTGTTCTTCCCGCAGCACTTCCTCGGTCTCGCCGGCATGCCGCGCCGCTATATCGACTACCCGGATGCATTTGCCGGCTGGAACTACGTTTCCTCGATCGGCTCCTACATCTCGGCCGTCGGCGTGCTGATCTTCCTCTTCGGCGTCTTCGAAGCCTTCGCCAAGAAGCGCGTCGCTGGCGACAATCCGTGGGGTGAAGGTGCAACGACGCTGGAATGGCAGCTGTCTTCGCCGCCGCCATACCACCAGTGGGAACAGCTCCCGCGCATCAAGTAAGGTGCGAGCAATTGCGATCGCCGCATGTTAGAGTGCGGCGATCGCCTTCAAGTTTGCAGGACGAGATAATGACAGTAATCGGCAATCGCAAAACTCTTGCTCATGACGGCGAATTTCGCCTGTCGGAAGCAAGCGCACGCGATTATTTCGAGCTTCTGAAGCCACGCGTGATGTCGCTTGTGGTCTTCACGGCATTCGCGGGTCTGGTCGTGGCGCCGGGCCACATCAACCCGGTCATCGGCCTGATTGCCATTCTCTGCATCGCGGTCGGTGCAGGCGCCTCGGGCGCGCTCAACATGTGGTACGATGCCGACATCGACGCCATCATGACGCGAACCGCCAAGCGTCCGATCCCGGCCGGCAACATCATGCCGAACGAGGCACTGGCCTTCGGCCTGGTTCTTTCCTGTTTCTCGGTCACGATCCTCGGGCTCGCCGTCAATTGGCTCGCAGCCTCGATCCTGGCCTTCACCATCTTCTTCTACGCCGTCGTCTATACGATGTGGCTGAAGCGCTCCACGCCGCAGAACATCGTCATCGGCGGCGCCGCCGGCGCGTTTCCCCCAATGATCGGCTGGGCCTGCGTGACCGGGACGGTGACGATCGAGAGCGTCGTTCTCTTCATGATCATCTTCCTGTGGACGCCGGCACACTTCTGGGCGCTCGCGCTCTTCAAGATGGGCGACTACGAGGCGGTCGGCGTTCCCATGCTGCCGAACGTATCGGGTGAGCGCACCACGAAGCATCAGATCGTTCTCTATGCGGTGCTGACGGCGATCTGCGCCGTGCTCCCTTCCGTCCTCGGCTTTGCAAGCATTGGCTACGGTCTTGTCGCCGCGGCCCTCGGCGCGATCTTCATCTACTGTTCCATCGCCGTCTGGCGGATGCCGGACGGCGATGAGAAGATGGTTCCGGCCAAGAAGCTCTTTGCCTATTCGATCTTCTATCTGTTCGCCGTCTTCTCCGCCCTGATGTTCGATCGGCTCGCTGCCGTGCTGGTATCGCATACGGGAGGTCTGCTGTGATTGATACGGTCAAGCTCACGGACGCGCAGCGCAAATCGCGGCGCAACCGAAACGTCGCTCTCGGTCTGGTTCTCGCCGGGCTGGTGATCCTTTTCTACGCAATCACCATCGTCAAGTTCACGTCGGGGCACATGTAAGATGAGCGGGATGCCAAGCACACCGAAAAAGCCGCGCAACAATGGCGCCGTGGTTTTCATGTGCCTGTCGTTTGTCGTCGGCATGGGTGCTGCGAGCTATGCTGCCGTGCCGCTCTACCGGATGTTCTGTCAGCTGACCGGCTATAACGGCACGACGCAGCGCGTCGAGCAGGCATCGACCGTCATTCTTGACCGCAAGATGCGCGTCACCTTCGACGCCAATGTCGCGCCCGGCCTCGAATGGGAGTTCAAGCCGGTCGAGCGTGAGGTCAACCCACGGATCGGCGAGACCATCCAGGTCAATTTCGTCGCGGTGAACAAGTCGGACAAGCCAGCCTATGGACAGGCCGTCTTCAACGTGACGCCGGGCGAGGCGGGCGCCTACTTCAACAAGGTGCAGTGCTTCTGCTTCAACGAGACCGTGCTGAAGCCGGGCGAGAAGCTCGAGATGCCGGTCGTTTTCTACATCGATCCAGATATTACCAAGGCCGTTGAATCGAAGGACATTCATACGGTTACCTTGTCCTATACCTTCTACCCGAAGGAAGGCCCGAAGCCGGTGGCCTTGAACGAGGGTGGTGCGGGAAAGCTTGAAAAGAAACTTTGATTGAGGGTTCGTTTCCGGCTAAGCCGGAGCGGAGAGGAAGAGATCCGGGGATAGCTTACATGGCTGATGCTCATCAGAAACATCACGATTACCACATCATCGATCCAAGCCCGTGGCCGTTGCTGGCCTCGATCGGCGCCTTCATCATGGCGTTCGGCGGTGTTGGCTTCATGCGCTACATCAATGGCGGCTCGCTGCACATTTTCGGCATCGAATGGGCGCATCCGTGGCTGTTCTTCATCGGCCTGGCACTTGTTCTCTATGTAATGTACGGCTGGTGGGCAGATACCGTAAAGGAAGCGCACGAGGGTGCTCACACCCGCGTCGTGTCGCTGCACCTGCGCTACGGCATGATCATGTTCATCGCTTCGGAAGTGATGTTCTTCGTTGCCTGGTTCTGGGCCTATTTCGATGCAAGCCTCTATCCGCATGAGGCGATCCAGGCGTCGCGTCTCGCCTTCACCGGTGGTCAGTGGCCGCCGAAGGGCATCGAGGTTCTCGACCCCTGGCACCTGCCGATCTACAACACCGTCATCCTGCTTCTTTCGGGCACGACGGTCACCTGGGCGCACCACGCTCTGCTGCATAACGATCGCAAGGGCCTCATTCAGGGCCTGACGCTGACGGTTCTGCTCGGTGTCCTGTTCTCGAGCGTTCAGGCCTACGAATACGCCCACGCCCCGTTCGCGTTCAAGAACTCGATCTACGGCGCGACCTTCTTCATGGCGACCGGCTTCCACGGCTTCCACGTGCTGGTCGGAACGATCTTCCTGGTCGTCTGCCTCATTCGTGCGCTGCGCGGCGATTTCACGCCGAAGCAGCACTTCGGCTTCGAGGCGGCTGCCTGGTACTGGCACTTCGTCGACGTTGTCTGGCTGTTCCTGTTCTTTTCGATCTACGTCTGGGGCGGCTGGGGTGCGCCGCTCGCCGCGGGCTGAGCGAACGTCGGATAGGAATGAAAAAGGCGGGTGCTGCGGCACCCGCCTTTTTGTTTCCGTCAGCGCAGTCCGGCCAGCTGCTCGAAGGCGGATGGTTGGGGAATGCCGAGGTCGAGCTGGTGGCAAATGGCCTCGGCGCATTCGGCCGGCGTCAAGACGGCCGTATCGAGTTCCATGTCGTAGATGCCGGGAATATGGACCTCCTTCTGCCATAGCCGCACCGGCTCGGGGATCGCATCCGTCTCGCCGCCTCTGACATAAAGTGTCTCGCGGCCGGGCTCGACGATCTCGCGGCGCTTCATGATGACCTCGATCGGACACCTGACACCGACGAAAAGTACGGGAAGCCCCTCCAAGCGGCGCGCGCAATCGGCAAGAATGCCAAGCGGCTGAGAGTAACTGTCATGATGACCAAGATCGGCGACGATATTGAGCCCGAGCCCGGCATGGATGGCGATCGACTCATAGAGCGCGGCGTAGAAGAATGGCACCATCTCCTCGAGATCCGGGCGCTCCCCACCCGGGCGCAGCCCGATGCCGGGCAGATAGCGTTCCGGCGTCATGCCGTTATAGGCATCGACGCCGAGGTTCATCCAGGGGCCGTCGAAATGCTCCTGGATCGCCTTCGCAATCGACGATTTTCCACTGCGCGGGGCACCGTTCAGGATCACGATCTGTCCGGCCGAGCTGTCGTATGGCATCAGTTTTCTTCTTCTGTTTGGCGCGAATCGCTGGGGCGAAAGAGCGCAGGGATTTCCCTTCGTTCTGCGAATACTTTATGGGTGAGTTAAGGCGGGCTCCGATTGGCCACAGGCATTTCGAAGGATAGCATGAACGAGGACAGCGCGCATTTCCCGCCGGTCGATCCGGTGAAAACAGGCATCCGCGGGTGCTGCCCTCGCTGCGGCCAGGGAACGCTGTTCAACGGCCTGCTGGCGCTGCAGCCGCGCTGCGCCGCCTGCGGCCTTGATTACGACTTTG harbors:
- a CDS encoding pyrophosphatase, with product MLRELSDKFEDASRAYARANGIERDPDWFLLKLQEEMGELTQAWNRVRGRGRRKGRSDEELSRDLADETADVLGHILLFAHQNGLDLAAAVKRKWLFWPDGDQDAESARR
- a CDS encoding polysaccharide deacetylase family protein codes for the protein MANARALAKRIAITGGLEAANLLRATGAMRKARGRGAIFTLHHVRPYEENAFEPNAHLEITPQFLDAVLTRLKRDGYRFVPLADVPALLSEDAPKAAPFAAFTLDDGYRNNLVYALPIFERHEAPFTVFVAKGLAERTHTIWWETLTRLLRKEERLSFDFGRGHETIDLESPLAKSIAFARFAAYIHGADETAAVEAIDATARMYELDPADIVDDLVMSPSEFNLLEASPLASLGAHTVSHRAMARLSDRDAGDEMLISADYVEAIIGKRPQTFAYPYGTREAVTRRQAEIARDLGFSLAVTTQPGVVTQRSLDAITYLPRLSVNGLYQKPRYVSGLASGIPLMLMRN
- a CDS encoding RT0821/Lpp0805 family surface protein, producing MEVIAKSDRHTKGLLRQCAAFCIVGLAMLSLPGCMAGGLDMFSSSKVDRSVATGTVPQPSPTSDSLSDEMTVGNAVTSADIQRLEGRPLPWANASTGSAGVIDTIVENSDSGQVCRQFRTTRHSYVGIAKFYGKTCLVGGGNWQLLSFQPES
- a CDS encoding D-alanyl-D-alanine carboxypeptidase family protein, with protein sequence MRKLLAAIMTATLVVAVPLTAMAGSASLILDARTGKVLTSENADVLNHPASLTKMMTIYMAFEAINRGKMSWNTPIVVSKYAASRPPTKLGVRAGETITVREAILGMITKSANDAAAAMGEKLGGSESNFARLMTQRARQLGMSRTTFYNASGLPDARQVTTARDMSTLAIALMKNYPSEYRMFSTASFNFRGRTIRGHNNLMYRYQGMDGIKTGYTNASGFNLVSAVKDGNRRVVGVVLGGRTARSRDDKMAGLLDKYLGRASSSGGAKLVASVNSRPPVEVASAADDSDLPIPASAPRVADVAPNAPDIARSELSPKALGYLGDTVPQERPSALDAVTPAAKLTTSAKLAPKSLGAVASTGDWQIQISAAPSDEAARALLAQAKSEGGAALKSANPYTEAVGKGANKVYRARFVGFESRDAATSACDALRKRSYDCMLLPDHG
- a CDS encoding invasion associated locus B family protein, which codes for MGFRSLARPFLLTACIAAATTAPAFAQQPAPAQPAPTPPASQATPGQTQPQAPGTVRSNHGAWSVVCDKPAGASAEQCALMQNVIAEDRPEVGLSVVVLKTADRKSKILRVLAPLGVLLPNGLGLNVDGKDIGRAYFVRCFADGCYAEVVLEDELLKTFRSGASATFIVFQTPEEGIGIPVDLKGFAEGYDALP
- the coxB gene encoding cytochrome c oxidase subunit II — encoded protein: MIKKAYAALTALVCLLFASGSYADQPKPWQATLQPAATPIMRDIHWFEQYTLWFIVPITLFVLVLLIVVCLKFRASANPVPSKTSHNTLIEIAWTVGPVLVLLFLAVPSFNLLTAQLTLPENPDVTIKATATQWQWNYEYEGTGENPLAFDSFLLKDADRAAAGKEDKAIYPRLLTVDNELVLPVNKTVRVLVTAAPTDVIHAFAMPSFGVKIDAVPGRLNETWFRAEREGLFYGQCSELCGKDHAFMPIAIRVVSEDKYKQWLTAAAADLPGAYKALMAATDGPAKTVDVAENVAQ
- the pdxH gene encoding pyridoxamine 5'-phosphate oxidase translates to MSANELISGDFTERNEPFDLFADWLKEAEASEVNDPNAVALATVDEDGLPNVRMVLLKGFDQDGFVFYTNFESQKGHEILGQKKAAMCFHWKTLRRQVRLRGPVEIVSDEEADAYYKTRARGSRIGAWASKQSRPLESRFALEKAVAEYTARYAVGEIPRPAHWSGFRIRPVSIEFWKDQKFRLHDRVEFRRSSTDGDWTKVRMYP